The Rhodothermales bacterium genome contains the following window.
GCACGAACGCTCTCCGAAGTCACACCCCGCCTACGCTTCGTGGGGAGCGTCCGGCACCTCGCCCCCCTCGTCCAACGCCGCCTCGACAGGCTGCACCGACTCGGCGGGCTGCGCTAGCGACTCCGGGAGTTCCGGCTCCACCGTGAGCGTCACAAACTCCGGTTCGTCGGACACGGTAAGCGCGAACGGACCGAGGCGGGCGGGGTCTCCCCCGGCGGCGGCCACGTACGCGCCGAGCGACTCCTCGGACCACGTCGGGCCGGGGATGCCAAAGAAGCGGTGGAGTTGGCCGAGCGTGGCGTCGGTGTGGAAGGCGAGCTGGAAGCCCGGCCGCAGCGGCGGCGTCTCCGCGTACGGGTCGAAGAGCCGATCCATCACCGGCTTGAGCCGGCGGCGCAGCGTGACGAAGACGTGGTCGCCCGGCCGCAGCCGCGTCGCCCCGCGCGGCATGATCACCTCCGTGCCGCGCACCACGAGCGTCACCACCACGCCGTCGGGCATCGAGAGATTCCGCAGCTCCTGCCCGGCCACGCGCGCCGACGGCGCCACGGTGTACTCGACGATCTCGCCATCCACGTGCCGCAGCGCGTTGATCTCGACCGTGAGCGGCGGCTCGGGGTCGGAGGGCTGCACCAGGCCCAGCCGCCGCGCCACGTTCGGGAGCGACCACCCCTGCGTCACGGCCGAGACGAGCACGACGAAGAAGACGACGTCGAAGAGGAGCGCGCTCCCCTCGATCCCGGCCATCAGCGGGAACGTGGCCAGGGTGATCGGGACGGCTCCTTTCAGCCCGACCCACGAGAGGAACGTCAGCTCGGCCGGGCGGAACCGGAACGGTAGCGCCGAGACTACCACGGCGAGCGGCCGCGCCACCATGATCAGCACGAAGGCGATGAGCAGGCCCTCGCCTGCCACCGCGAGCAGGCGGCTCGGGAAGCTCAGCAGGCCGAGCATCACGAACAGGACGATCTGGCCGAGCCACGCGCCG
Protein-coding sequences here:
- a CDS encoding potassium/proton antiporter, yielding MFAINSLIFAGGVLLLLGIASSKFAARLGMPVLVLFLGVGMLAGSEGVGGIAFEDYALANAIGSLALALILFDGGLRTSLGSVRSGWRPALSLATVGVLLTSVLTGLAAAWVLGVPLLHGMLLGGIVGSTDAAAVFSVLRASRLKLPERLSATLEIESGSNDPMAIFLTLGLVEVITGGADSAGALVLLFVLQFGVGACVGLAVGKGGAWVVNRINLDAAGLYPVLVTAFGLLAFGLAAVLGGSGFLAIYLAGIVFGNSDLVFKRGIGLFHDAGAWLGQIVLFVMLGLLSFPSRLLAVAGEGLLIAFVLIMVARPLAVVVSALPFRFRPAELTFLSWVGLKGAVPITLATFPLMAGIEGSALLFDVVFFVVLVSAVTQGWSLPNVARRLGLVQPSDPEPPLTVEINALRHVDGEIVEYTVAPSARVAGQELRNLSMPDGVVVTLVVRGTEVIMPRGATRLRPGDHVFVTLRRRLKPVMDRLFDPYAETPPLRPGFQLAFHTDATLGQLHRFFGIPGPTWSEESLGAYVAAAGGDPARLGPFALTVSDEPEFVTLTVEPELPESLAQPAESVQPVEAALDEGGEVPDAPHEA